A single window of Priestia filamentosa DNA harbors:
- a CDS encoding L,D-transpeptidase: MKLLRFLCLALCSFVLFPSHAYQQELEPLVIVNKAINQAAFIKGDNIIKVVDAASGKTEELTPEGLFTVIVKAENPYYRKNDIEGGSPENPLGTRWIGFDARETDGRIYGIHGTNQNSSIGQYVTNGCIRLSNENVEWLYENVPKGTSVYIVKEDVPFQVLIEEVKTLRHKN, translated from the coding sequence TTGAAACTTCTACGGTTTTTATGTTTAGCACTTTGCTCTTTTGTACTCTTTCCGTCACATGCTTATCAGCAAGAACTAGAACCGCTTGTTATTGTAAATAAAGCTATCAATCAAGCTGCGTTTATTAAAGGAGATAATATTATAAAAGTTGTGGATGCTGCTTCTGGGAAAACAGAAGAGCTAACGCCAGAAGGTCTTTTTACCGTTATAGTGAAAGCTGAAAATCCATATTATCGGAAAAATGATATTGAAGGAGGGAGCCCTGAAAATCCTCTTGGCACAAGGTGGATTGGATTTGACGCTCGTGAAACAGATGGTAGAATTTACGGTATTCACGGAACAAATCAAAATAGCTCAATTGGTCAATATGTAACAAACGGATGCATTAGACTCTCAAATGAAAATGTAGAATGGTTATACGAAAACGTCCCTAAAGGAACGAGCGTTTATATTGTAAAAGAAGACGTGCCTTTTCAAGTTTTAATAGAGGAAGTCAAAACATTAAGGCATAAAAATTAA
- a CDS encoding amino acid ABC transporter permease, with protein sequence MNLDFQQLGPSISYILQGIQVTLQIVVLAALIGFVFGIILALCKISRFKVLVWLANIYTSVFRGTPLVLQLIIIYTGLPELTGIKIEAYPAAVAAFALNSAAYISEIIRAGIQAVDKGQTEAAMALGVPPQKTLRHIILPQALKNILPALMNEFISLTKESAIVTVIGVTDIMRRAYIVGGDLYSYLEPLLVAGLIYYVMVMILTLLGRKLEGRLKKSD encoded by the coding sequence ATGAATCTAGATTTCCAACAGCTCGGACCTTCCATCTCTTACATTTTACAAGGGATACAGGTTACGCTACAGATTGTTGTTTTAGCCGCTTTAATCGGCTTTGTATTTGGAATTATTCTAGCACTATGTAAGATTAGTAGATTTAAAGTTCTTGTTTGGCTTGCAAATATTTATACATCTGTTTTTCGAGGAACGCCACTTGTATTACAGCTTATTATTATTTATACAGGTCTTCCTGAATTAACAGGCATCAAAATTGAAGCATACCCAGCAGCGGTGGCCGCTTTTGCTTTAAACTCTGCTGCTTATATTTCAGAAATTATCCGTGCAGGCATCCAAGCGGTTGACAAAGGTCAAACAGAAGCTGCAATGGCTTTAGGAGTTCCACCTCAAAAAACATTACGACACATTATTTTGCCCCAAGCACTGAAAAATATTTTACCAGCGCTTATGAACGAATTTATTTCATTAACAAAAGAATCGGCAATTGTAACCGTAATTGGTGTCACAGATATTATGCGTAGGGCATATATCGTTGGAGGAGATTTGTACTCTTACCTAGAGCCGCTTCTAGTAGCTGGTCTTATCTACTATGTGATGGTTATGATTTTAACGCTTCTCGGAAGAAAGCTCGAGGGGAGACTGAAGAAAAGTGATTAA
- a CDS encoding transporter substrate-binding domain-containing protein, whose protein sequence is MKKWSLLFVFVLIVGLLSACGSKENSEDKKVLVMGTSADYPPFEYVDTGKSEEVVGFDIDLAKMVAKELGYKVEVKDMEFNGLITALKSDQVDFVLSGMTPTEKRKKNVDFSEIYYTNKNMIVTTDKSIKSIEDLKGKTVGVQTSSIQEDAAKEAKKNVNLTIESRDRIPQLVSEMKAGRFDAAIIEDNVAKGYLEKDKELNGTVMEGGDDAGMAMAFPKDSELTKEFNRVLKEKQENGEVDKLIQKWFNK, encoded by the coding sequence ATGAAGAAATGGTCTTTATTATTTGTATTCGTATTAATCGTTGGCCTTCTTTCAGCGTGCGGAAGCAAGGAAAATAGCGAAGATAAAAAAGTATTAGTTATGGGAACGTCAGCAGACTACCCTCCATTTGAATATGTAGATACAGGTAAAAGTGAAGAAGTTGTCGGTTTTGACATTGATCTTGCTAAAATGGTAGCAAAAGAGCTTGGATATAAAGTAGAAGTAAAAGATATGGAATTTAACGGACTTATTACAGCTTTAAAATCAGATCAAGTTGATTTTGTATTATCAGGTATGACACCAACTGAGAAGCGTAAAAAGAACGTTGATTTCTCAGAAATTTATTACACAAACAAAAACATGATTGTAACAACAGATAAAAGCATTAAATCAATTGAAGATTTAAAAGGGAAAACAGTTGGAGTTCAAACTTCTTCTATTCAAGAAGATGCAGCAAAAGAAGCGAAGAAAAATGTTAATCTAACAATTGAATCACGCGATCGTATTCCACAGCTTGTATCAGAGATGAAAGCGGGACGTTTTGACGCAGCCATTATTGAAGATAATGTGGCAAAAGGGTATTTAGAAAAAGATAAAGAACTAAACGGTACTGTGATGGAAGGCGGAGACGATGCAGGAATGGCAATGGCTTTCCCGAAAGACAGTGAATTAACAAAAGAATTTAACCGCGTTCTAAAAGAAAAACAAGAGAACGGTGAAGTTGATAAACTAATTCAAAAATGGTTTAACAAATAA
- the mce gene encoding methylmalonyl-CoA epimerase, which produces MIEKVDHIGIAVYSIESALYVYENLLGLTLIGEEIVESQGVKVAFLETSSVKIELLEPLAQRGAIFSFLNKRGEGIHHIAFRVQNIRAKIRELESKGIKMIDNKPRIGAGGALIAFLHPSSTHKVLIELCEKGGDQRV; this is translated from the coding sequence ATGATTGAAAAAGTAGATCATATTGGAATTGCTGTCTATTCAATTGAAAGCGCTTTATATGTGTATGAGAACCTGCTGGGTCTTACTCTAATTGGGGAGGAAATTGTGGAAAGTCAAGGTGTAAAAGTAGCTTTTTTAGAGACGTCATCAGTTAAAATTGAACTTCTTGAACCATTAGCACAAAGGGGAGCTATTTTTTCGTTTCTAAATAAAAGAGGAGAAGGTATTCACCATATTGCTTTTCGGGTTCAAAATATAAGAGCGAAAATACGAGAGCTTGAAAGCAAAGGTATCAAAATGATTGATAACAAACCGAGAATAGGAGCGGGAGGCGCTCTTATTGCTTTTTTACATCCATCTTCAACACATAAAGTACTTATTGAGCTTTGTGAAAAAGGGGGAGATCAGCGTGTATGA
- a CDS encoding M15 family metallopeptidase — translation MEKKPVQRSMRRDRGIFGRLFLLFFLFFILAIVLIFAFNFQKEEPTDTKTSEQKEEKKREPAFPTLSETIDQKVQGVSVISNPNSLLLVVNKKRSLPEGFVPQNLVVPNVEFSFSGEAEKKYLRQEAAEALEKLFAEGEKEGIKLYAVSGYRSYDRQITVFNQHVQEYGEAETKKVSAVPGTSEHQTGLAMDVSSQSANFLLTEQFGETEEGKWLKENAYKQGYIIRYPKGKEEETGYSYEPWHIRYVGKEPAAYLYKQELTLEEASR, via the coding sequence ATGGAGAAGAAGCCGGTTCAGCGTAGTATGAGAAGAGACAGGGGGATTTTTGGGCGTTTATTTTTACTGTTTTTTCTCTTTTTTATTTTAGCTATTGTTCTTATTTTTGCTTTTAACTTTCAAAAGGAAGAGCCTACGGACACCAAAACAAGCGAGCAGAAAGAGGAGAAAAAACGTGAACCTGCTTTTCCTACTCTTTCGGAAACAATTGATCAAAAAGTTCAAGGAGTATCAGTTATTTCGAATCCTAATTCTTTGTTGCTTGTTGTCAATAAAAAACGAAGTCTCCCAGAAGGATTTGTCCCACAGAATCTTGTCGTTCCTAACGTTGAATTTTCCTTTAGCGGAGAGGCGGAGAAAAAGTATTTACGACAAGAAGCTGCAGAAGCACTTGAGAAGTTATTTGCTGAAGGAGAAAAAGAAGGGATTAAGCTTTATGCTGTTTCAGGTTATCGTTCTTATGACCGTCAAATTACTGTATTTAATCAGCATGTACAGGAGTATGGAGAAGCGGAAACAAAAAAAGTCAGCGCAGTTCCTGGAACAAGTGAACATCAAACAGGCTTAGCAATGGATGTTTCTTCTCAGTCAGCAAACTTTCTTTTAACAGAGCAATTTGGGGAAACAGAAGAAGGAAAGTGGCTTAAAGAGAATGCCTACAAGCAAGGCTATATTATTCGTTATCCAAAAGGAAAAGAAGAGGAAACAGGGTATTCTTATGAACCATGGCATATTCGGTATGTAGGGAAGGAACCTGCTGCTTATCTATATAAACAAGAATTAACATTAGAAGAAGCTAGTAGATAA
- the meaB gene encoding methylmalonyl Co-A mutase-associated GTPase MeaB: protein MRKKTVSEYIEGIKNGNRALLAQTITLIESNAAKHRKKAEAILKAIHHLSGNSIRIGVSGVPGAGKSTFIETLGTYLCNNGYHVAVLAVDPSSTVSGGSILGDKTRMSELARNKRAFIRPSPSGGKLGGVHYKTRESILLCEAAGYDVIFVETVGVGQGETEVRELVDFFILLVLTGGGDELQQMKRGILELADLLCVHKADGNNKQQALLTQKEYELSLHLLHSNQDGWEPKAVSCSSLDNEGIEEIWDIICEFKTYMKERHLFYENRMKQSNAWLESLVREYLWNSFYENEEVKKYFYDIKTRTEHGSLTALEGAYELIHLYEKRAAKNERCD from the coding sequence GTGAGGAAGAAAACGGTTAGTGAATATATAGAAGGAATTAAAAATGGCAATCGCGCTCTCTTAGCTCAAACCATTACGCTTATAGAAAGTAATGCAGCAAAACATAGAAAAAAGGCCGAAGCTATTCTAAAAGCTATTCACCACCTTTCTGGAAACTCAATTAGAATTGGGGTAAGCGGCGTTCCTGGGGCAGGAAAAAGTACGTTTATTGAAACGCTTGGAACATATCTTTGTAACAATGGATATCATGTTGCGGTATTGGCAGTTGACCCGAGCAGCACTGTTTCAGGAGGAAGTATTTTAGGAGATAAAACAAGAATGAGTGAATTAGCAAGAAACAAGAGAGCGTTTATTAGACCTTCTCCATCTGGTGGAAAGCTTGGTGGCGTTCACTATAAAACGAGAGAAAGCATCCTTTTATGTGAAGCAGCAGGATATGACGTTATTTTTGTTGAAACAGTAGGAGTTGGGCAAGGCGAGACAGAGGTTCGAGAGCTTGTTGACTTTTTTATTCTGCTTGTTTTAACAGGAGGCGGAGACGAGCTTCAACAGATGAAACGAGGAATTTTAGAGCTTGCAGATCTTCTATGTGTTCATAAAGCGGATGGGAACAATAAACAACAAGCGCTCCTCACTCAAAAAGAGTATGAGCTTTCTCTTCATTTATTGCATAGCAATCAAGACGGATGGGAGCCTAAAGCTGTTTCGTGCTCTTCATTAGATAATGAAGGAATAGAAGAAATATGGGATATCATTTGTGAGTTTAAAACATACATGAAAGAAAGACACCTTTTTTATGAAAATAGAATGAAGCAGTCAAATGCTTGGTTAGAAAGTCTTGTGAGAGAGTATTTATGGAATTCTTTTTATGAAAATGAAGAAGTGAAAAAATATTTTTATGATATTAAAACAAGAACAGAGCATGGAAGCTTAACCGCACTAGAGGGAGCATATGAGCTTATTCACCTTTATGAAAAAAGGGCCGCTAAAAATGAACGCTGTGACTAA
- the prli42 gene encoding stressosome-associated protein Prli42 gives MSNKKIQKTIVMIMLGIMILSTIMIGISTWV, from the coding sequence GTGTCTAATAAGAAAATCCAAAAAACAATTGTAATGATTATGCTTGGTATTATGATTCTTTCTACCATTATGATTGGTATTAGCACATGGGTATAA
- a CDS encoding aromatic acid exporter family protein: MKFRIGYRTLKTAVGTGLAIFIAQLLSLDNFVSAGILTILCVKSSTRQSVQSAWSRLVACMIAMGFSFIFFELIGYNPASIGLLLLFFIPTTVLLKVSEGIVTSSVIILHIYSFGEVTWRIILNEIGIILTGIGVALIANLYMPSLDRQLKTYQRQIEDNFKKILGEMASYLQKNESQWMGQEITETANILAKAKSLSFRDVENHFRRTENYYYHYFKTREKQFEIIERILPVVTSIEPMVEQRQMIGAFMEELSLSIHPGNTAKLFLLKLESLAKEFRKMPLPQTREEFEARAQLYRFMKEMEQYLIAKESLKVDI; encoded by the coding sequence ATGAAATTTCGAATTGGCTATCGTACGCTGAAAACAGCAGTTGGAACAGGGCTTGCAATTTTTATTGCCCAGCTTTTGTCCCTTGATAATTTTGTTTCAGCAGGGATTTTGACGATCCTTTGTGTGAAAAGTTCAACAAGGCAATCTGTTCAAAGTGCATGGTCACGTCTTGTGGCATGTATGATTGCAATGGGTTTTTCTTTTATCTTCTTTGAGCTAATCGGGTATAACCCAGCCTCAATTGGTCTTCTTCTTCTTTTCTTTATTCCAACAACAGTTCTCTTAAAAGTTAGTGAAGGAATCGTAACAAGTTCTGTTATTATCTTGCATATTTACTCATTCGGTGAAGTGACATGGCGTATTATCCTAAACGAGATAGGAATTATTTTAACAGGAATTGGCGTAGCACTCATAGCTAACCTTTACATGCCAAGCTTAGATCGACAGCTCAAAACATATCAACGCCAAATCGAAGATAATTTCAAGAAAATATTAGGAGAGATGGCATCTTACTTACAAAAGAATGAAAGTCAGTGGATGGGACAGGAGATTACCGAAACAGCTAATATTTTAGCAAAAGCAAAAAGTTTGTCTTTTAGGGATGTTGAAAATCATTTTCGCCGCACCGAAAATTACTATTATCACTATTTCAAGACACGTGAAAAACAGTTCGAAATTATTGAACGCATTCTACCTGTTGTTACATCAATTGAACCAATGGTCGAACAGCGTCAGATGATTGGAGCATTTATGGAAGAACTTAGTCTTTCCATTCACCCAGGAAACACAGCAAAGCTGTTTTTGCTGAAGCTTGAAAGTCTTGCAAAAGAATTTCGAAAGATGCCGCTTCCCCAAACGCGTGAAGAATTTGAAGCACGAGCACAGCTTTACAGATTTATGAAAGAGATGGAGCAATATTTAATAGCAAAAGAATCATTAAAAGTAGACATATAG
- a CDS encoding BrxA/BrxB family bacilliredoxin yields MDLNFNLFMNDVVRQARQEAVAAGYAELTTPEDVEDTFAQSGTTLVLVNSVCGCAGGIARPAAAHSVHYDKRPTRLVTVFAGQDKEATARAREYFTDYPPSSPSFALLKDGKLVSMVERHEIEGHEPMQVVMKLQEAFEKHCEEV; encoded by the coding sequence ATGGATTTGAATTTCAATTTATTTATGAATGATGTTGTCAGACAAGCACGTCAAGAGGCAGTAGCCGCAGGATATGCTGAGCTTACAACGCCAGAAGACGTCGAAGATACATTTGCTCAATCAGGAACAACTCTTGTTCTTGTGAATTCTGTTTGTGGGTGTGCAGGCGGCATTGCTCGTCCAGCAGCAGCTCACTCTGTTCACTATGACAAACGGCCAACACGTCTTGTTACGGTTTTTGCTGGTCAAGATAAGGAAGCAACAGCACGTGCTCGTGAGTATTTTACAGACTATCCGCCATCATCTCCATCATTTGCTCTTTTAAAAGACGGAAAACTTGTTTCAATGGTTGAAAGACACGAAATTGAAGGTCATGAACCAATGCAAGTTGTGATGAAGCTGCAAGAAGCATTTGAAAAACACTGTGAAGAAGTATAA
- a CDS encoding GNAT family N-acetyltransferase has translation MHIIKACVTDYKKVALLFNEYRVFYKQKSDIKAAERFIYERLHNKESVIFLALEEGEAVGFAQLYPSFTSIGIKRTIILNDLYVTEKTRGSGVGAALLQEVKEYGKKEKKDSIVLQTAKDNARAQHLYEKLGYQKDDHYFYYSLSL, from the coding sequence ATGCACATTATAAAAGCCTGTGTAACAGATTATAAAAAGGTAGCCCTTCTTTTTAATGAATATCGTGTTTTTTATAAACAAAAAAGTGATATAAAAGCTGCGGAACGCTTTATTTATGAACGTTTACACAACAAGGAATCTGTCATCTTTTTAGCTTTAGAGGAAGGTGAAGCTGTAGGTTTTGCTCAGCTGTATCCTTCTTTTACTTCAATTGGAATAAAGAGAACCATTATTTTAAATGATTTGTACGTTACAGAAAAAACGAGAGGAAGCGGAGTAGGTGCCGCTCTTTTACAAGAAGTAAAGGAGTACGGCAAAAAAGAAAAGAAAGATTCAATTGTTTTGCAAACAGCAAAAGATAACGCTCGTGCTCAGCATCTATATGAAAAATTGGGCTATCAAAAAGACGATCACTATTTTTATTACTCCTTATCTCTATAG
- the scpA gene encoding methylmalonyl-CoA mutase, which translates to MYKRPSFKKPFLIHEEKILPAPLKTRKTVENIDIYNMYTEENFEHLHTAPGVSPYVRGPYPTMYTTKPWTIRQYAGYSTAEESNAFYKRNLAGGQKGLSIAFDLATHRGYDSDHPRVESDVGKAGVAVDSILDMKILFDGIPLDKMSVSMTMNGAVLPVMAFYIVAAEEAGVERAKLSGTIQNDILKEYMVRNTYIYPPTMSMKIIADIFSYTSKHMPKFNSISISGYHMQEAGAPADVELAYTLANGLEYVKTGIEAGIDIDSFAPRLSFFWGIGMNYFMEIAKMRAARFLWTELIGPFSPKNPKSLMLRTHSQTSGWSLTAQDPFNNVARTCLEALSAVLGGTQSLHTNALDEAIALPTDFSAEIARTTQLYLREETGITNVIDPWGGSYYVEKLTNELIMRAREHLKEMNELGGMLKAIEAGWPKLKIEEGAARRQAQIDSGEEVIVGVNKYKNENEDPLEILKIDNTKVREKQMARLQTLRRERNEERVNETLSLLTNAAETGKGNLLELAVEAARARATLGEISYAIEKMSGRFQAVTKSVSGVYSHSFSEKEKIANVRKQTSLFYEEEGRRPRILIAKMGQDGHDRGAKVIGSAFADLGFDVDIGPLFQTPEETACQAIENDVHVIGMSSLAAGHTTLLPKLMSELKAQGREDIVVIVGGVIPKEDYAFLYKEGAAAIFGPGTVIPEAAENVLKEIIKRIEGE; encoded by the coding sequence ATGTACAAAAGACCTTCCTTCAAAAAACCGTTCTTAATACATGAAGAGAAGATTTTACCCGCACCTCTTAAAACAAGAAAAACAGTAGAAAACATTGATATTTACAACATGTATACCGAAGAGAACTTTGAACATCTTCATACAGCGCCAGGAGTTTCTCCATATGTGAGAGGTCCATATCCTACAATGTATACAACAAAGCCTTGGACAATAAGACAGTATGCAGGTTATTCCACAGCTGAGGAAAGCAACGCCTTCTACAAGCGAAACCTTGCAGGGGGACAAAAGGGGCTTAGCATTGCTTTTGATCTTGCAACACATCGAGGATATGATTCTGATCATCCACGTGTTGAAAGTGATGTTGGCAAAGCAGGGGTTGCGGTTGATTCCATTTTGGATATGAAAATCTTATTTGACGGTATTCCTCTTGATAAGATGTCTGTGTCGATGACAATGAACGGTGCAGTGCTTCCTGTTATGGCTTTTTATATTGTGGCTGCTGAGGAAGCAGGAGTTGAGCGTGCGAAGCTTTCAGGCACAATTCAAAACGATATTTTAAAAGAGTATATGGTTCGCAATACCTATATTTATCCTCCAACGATGTCAATGAAAATTATTGCAGATATTTTCTCCTACACATCTAAACATATGCCAAAGTTTAATAGCATTAGCATCTCAGGATATCATATGCAAGAAGCAGGAGCACCAGCAGACGTGGAGCTCGCTTACACGCTAGCAAATGGTTTAGAGTACGTTAAAACAGGAATAGAAGCTGGTATTGATATTGACTCTTTCGCTCCAAGATTGTCTTTTTTCTGGGGAATTGGCATGAATTATTTTATGGAGATAGCTAAGATGAGAGCCGCGCGTTTTCTATGGACGGAGCTGATTGGGCCGTTTTCGCCGAAAAATCCAAAATCACTTATGCTTCGGACACATTCACAAACATCTGGCTGGAGTTTAACAGCACAAGATCCGTTTAACAATGTAGCAAGAACGTGTCTTGAAGCTCTTTCTGCGGTTTTGGGTGGCACACAATCTCTTCACACAAATGCGCTTGATGAAGCAATCGCGCTTCCAACGGATTTTTCAGCCGAGATTGCTCGAACAACTCAGCTTTATCTCCGAGAAGAGACAGGAATTACAAATGTGATTGATCCATGGGGCGGTTCTTACTATGTTGAAAAATTAACAAATGAGCTTATTATGCGCGCGAGAGAGCATCTAAAAGAAATGAATGAACTTGGCGGAATGTTAAAAGCTATTGAAGCAGGATGGCCTAAGCTGAAAATTGAAGAAGGAGCTGCAAGACGTCAAGCTCAAATTGATTCAGGCGAAGAAGTAATTGTCGGTGTTAATAAGTATAAAAATGAAAACGAAGATCCACTTGAAATTTTAAAAATTGACAACACAAAAGTAAGAGAAAAGCAGATGGCTAGGCTACAAACATTAAGAAGAGAACGGAATGAAGAACGAGTAAACGAAACGCTCTCTCTTTTAACAAATGCAGCTGAAACAGGAAAGGGAAATTTACTAGAGCTTGCTGTTGAGGCTGCTAGAGCTCGGGCAACGCTCGGTGAAATTTCGTACGCTATTGAAAAAATGAGTGGCCGTTTTCAAGCTGTAACAAAGTCAGTCAGCGGTGTTTATAGCCACTCATTTTCAGAGAAAGAGAAGATTGCAAATGTTCGTAAGCAAACTTCTCTATTTTATGAAGAAGAAGGAAGAAGACCGCGCATTTTAATCGCGAAAATGGGGCAAGACGGGCATGACAGAGGAGCAAAAGTCATTGGCAGTGCTTTTGCAGATTTAGGATTTGATGTTGACATTGGTCCTCTTTTTCAAACTCCTGAAGAGACAGCTTGTCAAGCAATTGAAAATGACGTTCATGTTATCGGAATGAGCTCGCTTGCAGCAGGACATACAACATTACTTCCAAAATTAATGAGCGAGTTAAAAGCACAAGGACGGGAAGATATTGTTGTTATTGTAGGTGGAGTGATTCCAAAGGAAGATTACGCTTTTTTATATAAAGAAGGAGCAGCGGCTATTTTTGGGCCTGGAACCGTTATTCCAGAAGCTGCTGAGAACGTATTAAAAGAGATTATAAAAAGAATTGAGGGGGAGTAG
- a CDS encoding amino acid ABC transporter ATP-binding protein codes for MIKVENLHKSFGKTHVLKGITTEIKNGEVLAIIGPSGSGKSTFLRCLNLLEKPSDGLVEINGEQITEKNAMKIRQNIGMVFQHFHLFPHKTVLENVTYAPINVKGVEKESAIKLGKELLEKVGLANKADAYPNRLSGGQKQRVAIARALAMEPEAILFDEPTSALDPEMVKEVLEVMKSLAQTGMTMAIVTHEMGFAREVADRVFFLDNGLLVEEGEPEAFFTAPKTERAQEFLEKVL; via the coding sequence GTGATTAAGGTTGAAAATTTACACAAATCGTTCGGTAAAACACATGTATTAAAAGGAATTACAACAGAAATTAAAAATGGGGAAGTTTTGGCAATCATTGGACCTTCTGGCTCAGGAAAATCAACGTTCCTTCGCTGCCTTAACTTACTTGAAAAACCATCTGATGGACTTGTGGAAATTAATGGGGAACAGATAACGGAAAAAAATGCGATGAAAATTCGTCAAAATATCGGCATGGTATTTCAGCATTTTCATCTTTTCCCACACAAAACAGTGTTAGAGAATGTAACGTATGCACCTATTAATGTTAAAGGTGTTGAAAAAGAATCGGCAATCAAGTTAGGAAAAGAACTTCTTGAAAAAGTAGGTTTGGCAAATAAAGCAGATGCTTATCCAAACAGACTTTCAGGAGGACAGAAACAGCGTGTTGCAATTGCGAGAGCGCTCGCGATGGAGCCTGAGGCCATTCTTTTTGATGAACCAACATCAGCTCTTGATCCTGAGATGGTAAAAGAGGTGCTCGAAGTTATGAAATCTCTTGCCCAAACAGGCATGACGATGGCGATTGTTACACATGAAATGGGTTTTGCTCGTGAAGTAGCTGACAGAGTCTTCTTTTTAGATAACGGTCTTCTTGTTGAAGAAGGAGAACCTGAAGCGTTTTTCACAGCACCAAAAACAGAAAGAGCGCAGGAATTTTTAGAAAAAGTTTTATAA